The genomic segment ATTAGACAAGCTGGAACAGCTATTAGCGCAATACAAACACTATTACGCTCAAGTTATCACAGGTTCTAGCAAAGAAATGTTAAGCATCATTTCTGAGCTAGATAAAGTCAGTTTTCAAACAGCGTTAGACTCAAGCGCTACCACTCTGAATCAAAAAATATTTGAACAAGGGTTATTCTTTAAAGCCAGAGAGTCTTGGATTTACAATACAAGAACAATGCTGAATATCCTTAAAAATAATCAGCAACACTTCACCTATGACGGTGACACTTTCGAATGCGATAACGATGAGTTACTAACCCAATTTAATACCTGTGTCGCAGCAATGGATAAAGCGGCCGATTTTGAAGCTGAATTTTTAAAAAATAAAAGAAACAGTGTATTAAATGGTCTTAAAAAAGTCTGGGCACTGATTAAGGCTTAAAAAGCCTCACTCTATCCTGCCTCGCAAAGACATAGTTAGAATTCGTTTAAAATATGCAGGTTAATGTCCGTAACAGCAAAAACTTTACTTCAGTGTTTAAATCGAATTCGAAACCATAGCCTCAATGTATTTTATTGGTATGGCATAAATGACATTAGGGCCTCGAGTATTGACTACAAAGTAGGTATAAACGACTGACTAGCAAACTCAACACAGGAGGGATAAATGCCCCACGTAGAAATTAAGTATTCAGATAACCTCACTATCAACACACAAGATATTTTTGATGATATAGAAGGCATCATTAATCAAAAAGATGCCAGTGCTGGCGTATGTAAATCAAGAGCTTACCCTTGTTCTGAATATAAACATACACACATTCTTGTGACGGTATCGCTTTTAACTAAGCCCCATCGAGATGAACAATTTACCTTTGAATTAAGCGCAGAGCTTGAACATGCAATTAAGCGCCATCTAAAACAAAGTTTGTATTTTTCGTTAAATATCGAATATAGCGGAGCGTATTACACCACGAATGTTCATCAAGTTGATGGTTTAGTTTGTTAACACTTATAAGGTGCGCTCAAACGGCTAGCTAAAACCAGCTTTCAGCCGGCTTTAGTTTAAAGCACTAATTCATTAGCTTTTTTATAAGATCTAATCTAGATTTAGGTTGGATTTTATTTTCCCGCTAGATAATAAGTAGTAGTACATATATTCAAATATTAATGGGAATATTAATAGGATAAACGGCACTAAAGCGATGATAACAATGCTAACAACATCCACCGACGCTCCTAACATCGTCAGTAATACTGGTAGTGCGATCAGACATAAAAAAAAGACTAAGTAGACACAAATAATCCCAGCAAGCGTGCCGTAACTCGATCTAATTCTTTCGGAGCAGTTACTGCATTTTACGTTCGCAGGGTTAAAGCTTTTCAACATATCTAAAAACCTAAACTTGGTTTTACAGCTTTTACAACTAGACATTTTTTCTCGATATTATCGGTAAGGCTACAGATAGAAAAATTATGAAGTACGAATTTATAAGGCCTCAGAATACTTCCAAGTCAATTTAACGAGTACACTTTCCATAAAATTCCCTAAACGAAACAAGACAAGTTAATGAGTAATCACCAATATTCCATGCTGCTATTTACTTACCAGAACAGTTTTATTCCACTAAAAATGGAACAAGATACTAAACACATTGAGACTTCCACTCGAACTCTCTTGATGAAATAAAGGGCGTGAATAAACGCACCCTTTATTTAACAGCTGAATTTAAAGGTTATTCAGCAAAGTAATAATCATACTCTTCAACCAAAGCTCTAAGCTCAGCATTGTTTTCCATATCACTGAGAAAGGTATCAGTGGTTGAAATGGCCCAAGTTAATGCTTCACCATCTAAACCATAAAAACCTTTATCGGAATGAATATTAATAGCCTCTGTAAAATTTTCGCGATACTCGGCAGATGCAATCACTTCATTTTGTACTTTGATTTCATAATTCAATACAAAGTCGTTATTGGTCACAACAGGTAAAATACCTAAAGAACCACCAGCTAAAATAGCCGATGTAAATCCTGCAGCAGAACCACCGGCAGCGTTTTCCATTCGGTAAGTGACAAGTAAGCGGATAGGAGTACCAATATTATCTTTATCTAATTCAGCCAGTAATGAGCTGTTTTTTAACTTGTCATAAAATTCTTCAGAATCAACCAAACTTACATACTGCAAAGCGGGTAACTTGATTTCTTCAGCTTGAAGTTGCGATATAGATCCAAGCAAAGTAAAAACAACAACAATAACCTTCTTCATGATGAATCCCCTATTGATAACAGCTAAGTTGCACAACTGAGCTCAATGCGGCCTCATTTGCAATGGAAATATGTCCATTTTCATTTGGCTCAACTAAAACATGCGGCACATTGTGTTTATCTAAAAATCTAGCCGCATATTTGGCTTCTAAAGCAAAATTCACATTCTGAGGTAATACTCCAGATTCTATCAATTTAGCTGAATTAAGTGTGCTCACTGTTATTCCTAATAACTCGCCACCATCAGATACTACAGGGCCGCCACCTGAACCTGGCTGGATAGGCGCCGAAAACTGAAACAGTCCAACCGACCCTTTTAATGCACTTCGAGAGCTAATGTTGCCACGCGTTAAATTTGGCGACGCAGCAAGTAAACCTTGAAGGGGATAGCCCACGTTGGTAACCGACTCACCTAAATACATATTTTTATCCTGTCTAAAAGGTAAAAACTTATCGATTGGTTTATCAGTATTTATCACCGCCAAATCTAATAACGTCGATTTAGCTTCTGGCGTTACATCAATGAATTCATCTCCCACTTTAGCTTGAACCACTAAACAATTATTAAGAACATGAGCAGCAGTTAATAGCTGACCATTTCCATTTATGTAAAAGCCTGTGCCACTACTGAAAGGCTTCTCAAGATTTACCAATTGTTTGACATTGGCATCTTGCATTTTCAATGTTGAAGCGTATTTTTCTTGTGTTGGTTTTAGCTTGTTCAGTACATCAACCAGCATCAGCTGAGTGGCACGTAAACTAGCATTGTAAAAACCTGTACCATCTGACACATTTCCTAGGTAAGCCTTGTATTCTTTTTCACCCTTACGGATTTCCTTTTGCTCGCCATCAAACACACGATAGTTAATTGTCATTAAGGCTTTTCCATTGCTGAAAGTCCATTTAGGATCAATATCAATTAACAACCCAATTTGCTGATCACTGGTTAAATCTAGCGGTTCAGCACTAGGGAAATAAGCTTGAATAGCATTTTGAACACCATCTTTTACTCCTTGGCCAGGATCTACCCAAACATTCCACTGCTCAAGATAAAAACGATGTTCAGTCGCTGATTTAGGTAGGTAAAAAGCCACCTGTGTTTGATTTGGAATCTCGACAGATTTGTTAACCGCGACGCCTTTAGGTAATTTGTTAGCTTTGATCTTGGTGCTCTGACAGCCCGCAGCTACGACACAAACCGTCAGTAGCATTAGGAGAGAAGATAACTTCATGTTGTTCCCTTAACATTAATAATAAGAGTCTGCGCTCTTTTAAAGCGTTCACCGTAAATTTAGCTGTTACTGAACCAGTTAAAGCTAAAAAACACTTTCTAACGCTTGCTTTATAAGGCTCATTCATTTGTTAATAAAATAAAATCACCCAAATCATTAACTTAAATTTATCATCAGACACAAAAAATTTACAGATAAATTTACTCTATCCAGCTATACAAGACATTAAGAAGATAAAAAATAGCCTATCCATGCTATTAATCAGCTTAATGCCGTGTTTCTGATAAATCCCATTGGTCTCATTAAAAAGCATTTGCAAAATTTACCGTTAATTCCAAACTTCGTTTGAATTAACACCGTGGTTTTTCCTTTTCCAAGCTTCGCTTGGATTAACGTCGTGGCGCTTCGCCCACACCAGACTAAAAAGGAGTGAACTGCGATTCGCTCGTTTCATTTCTTTAAGTGGTTTACCGTTTATTTCCAAACTTCGTTTGAATTAACACTGTGGGTTTTCCTTTTCCAAAGTCCGCTTGGATTAACGTCGTGGCTCTTCGCCCACACCAGACTAAAAGGGAGTGAACTTCGACTCCCTCTTACTTTTTGCTAAGAGCTATACCCCGCAGCTCCGGCGAAATTTAAACAGCAAAATTTCCAATGGAGAATTATCCAGCTTTAGCCTACATTTTGAGCCTACTTCGGTAAGCTGCAACTTTGGTTAAATGAAGCTCTAACACTTACGATGGGGCGTCCCTTCCCCTCGAAAGCTAGCCAGAATCTTAAGTACAGGGTGTTCTAAATGCCTTAGTGCAAGAAAGGCCTTGGCCAGACTCACGCAATTTTCTTGCTTTCCTCAATTCAATTGCAGCTTTCATAGAAAATAAAAATCAGTTTAAAGCTATAAAAAATGGGTTATGTAACAACAAAAGAATTTGCGGGCACAATAGACTCCGTTGGAAGTGTCCGAATGCGTTGAGCTAATTTGCGTGATGAGGCAGGTTATTCTCGTGCATCCATGCACTACATGACATTCAGGCTTCCTGCCTATCGATGCCGACATAGCCTCAGTTGAACATGGTCACTCCTTGACATCCCTGCCATCGTGACATCAGTAAATCCATTTACAAGCGATGGCGAATCTGAGGCGATAGCTAATTCGCTCTGTAGCATGAGGAACAACACTTCGTCGGAGCGGCAAGGGATGTCGAGAAGGGAAATGCTGTTGTTTCCCTTTCGTCGGGCGTGGGCGAAGCGTCACGACTTTATTTCTTATTTCCATACTTACAAATTTCCAAACTTTGTTTGGATTAACATCGTGGGTTTTCCACCCACACCCGACCAAAAGGGAGTGAACGGCAACTCCCTCTTGGAACACCCACCCGCTCCAACGAAATAATTTGAAAAGCGATTATTTCCAATGGAGTATTCTATAGCTTTAACCTTCATTTGTAGCCAGCTTCGGTAATCTACAAAAATCACTAACGCATTCGATGGGGCGTCCCTTCCCCTCGAAAGCTAGCTGGCCATCCATGGCCAGACTCACGCAATTTTCTTGCTCACCTCAATTCAAATTGAACATTCAAATCTATACAAGATTTTAAGTTTACCTAGCTAAGAGTAATAAACCTGCGGGCACAAAGAACCCCATTGAAATTGCTGAAATGCGTTGAAGAAAATAGCGTAAGCCTGACAGGACGTCAGGCTAGCTTTAGTAGGCCATGGATGGCCTGTCTAAAGCGTTAGCTATTTTCGAATAAGCATGAGGCTTACTCGCTTTGAAAGAGTAATTTCGTTGGGGCGGCAAGGGATATCGAAAAGGGAAATGCTGTTGTTTCCCTTTCGTCTGGTGTGGGCGAAGCACCACGACTTTGGCAACCGTAGGTTGTATCAATTTGAAGAGTCCACAATTTAAAAGCTCTAAGTAGCACACTAAACAAAAAGGCTGTAAGTTAATAAATAAATCTTACCTTGATCTCTATAATGTCCGGTAAACATTACTGAGTATTCCGTGTATCGAGCTGCTTTCTCTATAAGGATATTTTCATATGCACGGCACTTGTAAGTTATGTAAAAAAGATACGAAATTAGAATTGAGCCATTTCATTCCGAAATTCATAGGGAAGTGGCTCAAAAAAACATCCATAACTGGCTACTTCAGAGAAGGGAATCAAATAAATAAGCGACAACAAGATATTGCAAAAGACTATTGGTTATGTGGGGAGTGTGAAGACTTATTTTCTAACTGGGAACGGGAGTTTTCAATTAAGATTTTCCATCCATATATGAATGATTCAAATTTAGTTACTACATATGGCGCGTGGTTATCTAAATTTACAGCTTCTTTGTCATGGCGAACACTTACGTATATTCGTGGAAAAAATATTAATGAACCTAAGCCAAAAGACTACTTAGATACTATTTCAAAAGCTGAGCATGGACTAGCAAAGTTTTTGCTTGGTGAGTCGTCCAATTTATATGAGTATGAGCAGCATCTATATCCACTTGATGTAATTGGATCTACTTCAATTCAAGACCTTCCGACCAACATTAATAGGTATTTTCTTCGAACCATAGCAATGGATATCGTTGGCAACTCAAATGGTATTTATATTTATACTAAATTGCCTTCGTTCATTATTATTGGTGTAATCAAATCAAAGCAATCGAAAGAAATGCGAGCAAGTCGAATTAGTATTAGTGGTGGAAAAATATCACCAAGGACGTTCACTTTTCCTGAAGGTTTTGATGGTTATATAATTGATTCAGCAAATAAAGTATCTGACACCTATAATCAAATCCCGAAAGAACAACTAGCTAAAATTGATAAGTATGTAATCGATAATTCAGAGAAAGTAACTGAATCCAAGCTTTTCGAAGCTATCGTACACGACTACCAAAGATTTGGGCAAAAATCATTCAGAAAATAAACAATTTAAGAATAGTTCCTTCAATCATATCCCTGTTCTTAACCAAGGTTTTCTATATAGTCTGAACCTAAAAACTCCACTCATAAAAAAAACCAGCCACTTTTCCAAGTAGGCTGGTTTTTTTATGGTGATTATTAAGCCAACGGCTTAATCAACAATTACCCTTGTGGGCGCATTGCTGGGAACAA from the Shewanella japonica genome contains:
- a CDS encoding S1 family peptidase; translated protein: MKLSSLLMLLTVCVVAAGCQSTKIKANKLPKGVAVNKSVEIPNQTQVAFYLPKSATEHRFYLEQWNVWVDPGQGVKDGVQNAIQAYFPSAEPLDLTSDQQIGLLIDIDPKWTFSNGKALMTINYRVFDGEQKEIRKGEKEYKAYLGNVSDGTGFYNASLRATQLMLVDVLNKLKPTQEKYASTLKMQDANVKQLVNLEKPFSSGTGFYINGNGQLLTAAHVLNNCLVVQAKVGDEFIDVTPEAKSTLLDLAVINTDKPIDKFLPFRQDKNMYLGESVTNVGYPLQGLLAASPNLTRGNISSRSALKGSVGLFQFSAPIQPGSGGGPVVSDGGELLGITVSTLNSAKLIESGVLPQNVNFALEAKYAARFLDKHNVPHVLVEPNENGHISIANEAALSSVVQLSCYQ